Proteins encoded within one genomic window of Candidatus Poribacteria bacterium:
- a CDS encoding YifB family Mg chelatase-like AAA ATPase, translated as MLARVLSSAVMGINAYIVEVELDISDGLPAFATVGLPDNAVKESRERVTAAIKNSGFYFPPSRITANLAPADVRKEGSAFDLPIALGVMTATGQIQTDNLERMLVLGELALDGSVRSVPGCLPMAAIAKENQFKGVILPKANAKEAAVIEGLAVYPVESLQGAVEHLNGQNTIPPFQYNIRESFGQHSAYPVDFVDVKGQEHVKRAIEVAAAGGHNLIMIGPPGSGKTMIAKRIPTILPDMTLEEALETTKIHSIMGLLGNDVPLIATRPYRSPHHTISDAGLIGGGKFPRPGEVSLSHHGVLFLDELPEFRKNVLEVMRQPLEDGRVAIARAAASYTYPANFMLVAAMNPCPCGFFGDPSRECRCSRQQIQNYISRISGPLLDRIDLQVEVPAVKYRDLASDFSGEPSASIRERVQRARHIQQDRFTRAPIYCNANMESRHLREFCKVEDAAQELLRVAITQLGLSARAYDRILKVARTIADLADSPTIEAEHISEAIQYRSLDRSFWN; from the coding sequence ATGCTTGCCAGAGTTTTGAGCAGCGCTGTGATGGGGATTAACGCTTATATCGTCGAGGTCGAGTTAGATATTTCCGATGGATTGCCCGCTTTCGCAACGGTTGGTCTTCCAGATAATGCTGTCAAAGAGAGCCGAGAGCGCGTCACCGCTGCGATTAAGAATTCGGGGTTCTACTTTCCGCCCAGCCGAATTACAGCCAATCTCGCTCCCGCCGATGTTCGGAAAGAGGGTTCTGCATTCGATCTGCCCATTGCGTTGGGTGTGATGACAGCGACTGGACAGATTCAAACTGACAATCTTGAGCGGATGTTGGTTCTGGGTGAGCTAGCGCTCGATGGGAGTGTTCGGTCGGTGCCTGGCTGCTTGCCGATGGCAGCCATTGCGAAAGAGAATCAGTTCAAGGGTGTTATTCTGCCGAAGGCGAATGCGAAAGAAGCAGCGGTTATTGAGGGCTTGGCGGTTTATCCGGTAGAGTCCTTGCAGGGAGCGGTTGAACACCTGAACGGACAAAATACAATCCCACCCTTCCAATACAACATTCGGGAATCATTTGGCCAGCATTCAGCGTATCCCGTAGATTTTGTCGATGTCAAGGGACAGGAACATGTCAAACGGGCGATTGAAGTCGCCGCAGCGGGTGGGCATAACCTCATCATGATCGGTCCTCCCGGTTCCGGTAAGACCATGATTGCCAAACGTATTCCGACCATTCTGCCGGATATGACGCTGGAGGAAGCATTAGAGACGACGAAAATTCATAGCATTATGGGACTGCTTGGAAACGATGTCCCATTGATAGCGACGCGACCTTATCGTTCGCCTCATCACACAATCTCGGATGCTGGACTGATTGGCGGTGGCAAGTTTCCACGTCCCGGTGAGGTGAGTCTTTCTCATCACGGCGTTCTGTTCTTAGACGAATTGCCCGAATTCCGCAAGAACGTCTTAGAAGTGATGCGCCAACCACTTGAGGATGGACGGGTAGCAATCGCCCGCGCCGCCGCATCCTATACCTATCCCGCTAATTTTATGCTTGTCGCAGCAATGAATCCGTGTCCATGCGGTTTTTTCGGGGATCCCAGCCGTGAATGTCGATGTTCGCGACAGCAGATCCAAAATTACATCTCCCGCATTTCAGGTCCCTTACTGGATCGAATCGATCTACAGGTAGAGGTCCCAGCGGTCAAGTATAGAGATTTGGCAAGTGATTTTTCAGGCGAACCATCGGCGAGTATCCGTGAACGGGTACAGCGGGCACGACATATCCAGCAGGACCGTTTTACGCGGGCGCCCATTTATTGCAACGCCAATATGGAATCCCGCCATCTCCGCGAGTTCTGCAAAGTTGAAGACGCCGCACAGGAGCTGCTGCGCGTTGCCATCACACAGTTGGGTTTGAGCGCTCGTGCCTATGACCGCATCTTGAAAGTCGCGCGG